The proteins below are encoded in one region of Maribacter aestuarii:
- a CDS encoding BspA family leucine-rich repeat surface protein: MLRFLLLTYCAFWCSFSFAADIFVDQSAAPGGDGSSWALAYQDIQSAVDVAANGDTIFVAEGIYQPQSEIDISVPLMIRGGYPQGGGLQNINIHATQIQADFDPSNLLLRIFDVGTSADFSVEGIRFYNTRYAIESGSNITVDQVEFEEFSSYGIRIDSDISTCSIDNSKFSNFSGTAFSHTAIITTLSITNTIFQNGTNRAISIDDEVANYDFTDIIIRDFTTSDRIVSIRDIPNTGTISNFKAHNNTLNSSGSIFLISNSAVSFSNAEFTKNNGQNGTPCLQSSDSTIDIDNSIFSENSIIGTGPKSVFLIWDTVFTVTNSRFENNHAQGTFAALADIRADDTDALATFDNCLFYQNSTLGSSQQGIIDSSYDTNLLINNCVFDANSSPGAYLIDSFAGSGAIITNSVFKNHSVGPGVISIDYVERGLGGGIRIEGNLFTNNINRTIDLGRMTDFNLSNNRFYGDVFVDIGNAGIGTITNEYFEGNSSGTRFMALAQVDLTMTNTNMISTMQNGNHQLINSGGDTSLRIVNSTFSATDFDDTNVSVGFNNDLVSTLRNSIIWSGSNFSQDGFHGNISNLQVRNSLVKGQNPTGAGNLNGTLAANAPIFLNPENADFREQRCSPTVNEGNNSYNTETTDLNGDTRVFQTTIDMGAYEIQANYNSSCTSPALPACASITVPANGQPNVPASTNINWPDAARADGYLVSMGTTSGGTDILDNVTFFESFYNPPTDFEEGQTIYVNIIAFNETGESTACSEESFSIISPSAGATIPNCTDITSPFNTETNVAIDADISWNTVTNVEGYLLTVGTTSGGSDIRDSFDVGNVTNYDLPLDFPGSAEIFVTIVPYNSAGNAVGCSEESFFTEVAPTPPTCTTLTTPLDGTTDVSIDLASISWNAAANADGYRITVYGSTSNLNDITDLVVNGTTHPFTNNFDNGETVMVTIIPYNAVGDATGCTTESFTITTSASSRPFITTWETTVANETITIPTRAFFGIYDYTVDWGDGVVDSNVAGDITHTFTTPGIQTVSISGTFPQIHFNGTAVDRDKILTIEQWGDIEWRALTQAFKGCSRLTINNPVIDIPDLSNATNISEAFADATSFNGDITQWDVSSITNMGYLFRRASSFNQDIGAWDVSNVLSLDRVFEGATVFNQDIGDWDVSNVTGMGAMFTNATNFNQDIGRWDVSRVTDMNTMFGNAVNFNQDIGNWNVTNVQNMDQMFLGATAFNQDISYKPGLGIPFGDAWNTGNVTSMIVMFSGATAFNQDIGNWIVSSVTNMNQMFRNAINFDQNIEYWDVSNVTDMNNMFGGVTLSTVNYDALLIGWDSQNLQPNVRFSGGSSQYCDGASARTNMIDSDSWIITDGGVAGPTVDDLADQNQVTSYTLPSITGSQLTGAEAYYTETNGGGIRYDAGDVISFADFPSYPITLFIYDGSGPCSSEESFELILTSITPACTSLTSPTATNVPIGTTQMTWDTVTDATGYRITITGTTNNNVTDTEVTTNSYTFTGGFVNGETANVTIIPFNGTVNATGCSSETFTIETTAPPTSNAFITTWQTTIPNEDITIPTTGSGYNYTVDWGDGIISTGETGNATHTYITPDIYTVSITGDFPRIFFNTNGNPTPTDNSAKILTIEQWGNNSWTSMERAFTGCINLTGNFSDIPDLSNVTNTSVMFATCRLFNSNINNWDMSNVTNMAFMFQNNMSYDQPLDGWDVTSVTNASNMLQNVTLSTANYDALLIGWNAQNLQPNVLFSAGNSQYCEGEAARTNMVNIDGWTITDGGIASPTVNDLTDQNQIDSYTLPNITGTQLTGTQAYYTETNGGGIRYDAGDVISFADFPSYPITLFIYDGSAPCSSEESFQLTITNTGTFPICTTLFSPVDDASDIEVDLASISWNAATNADGYRITVNGGSSNANDVTDLVVNGTSHPFTNSFDNGETVTVTIIPFNADGSATGCVAESFTIVTDTPSPPVCTTLSSPVDGASDIAVDLASISWNAATNADGYQITVNGGSSNANDVTDLVVNGTSHPFTNSFDNGETVTVTIIPFNADGSATGCVAESFTIVTQTPSPPVCTTLSSPVDGASNIAVDLASISWNAVADADGYQLNVGTNPGGTDVLDNLDVGILTEYSFPERLFYNTTYYVTIIPYNSDGSLDTCTEETFTTEEDETPDETRYGISPNGDGINDTWIIDDIESNPKNTVTIYNRWGDLVFRIDNYDNTTNIFSGTANMKTGMGADKLPSGTYFFNIQIEGETVLRKTQGFLVLKR, encoded by the coding sequence ATGCTTAGATTTCTATTATTAACTTATTGTGCTTTTTGGTGTTCATTTTCTTTTGCAGCAGACATATTTGTAGATCAATCCGCGGCACCTGGTGGTGATGGTTCTAGTTGGGCACTAGCATATCAGGATATACAAAGCGCGGTTGATGTAGCGGCTAACGGTGATACAATATTTGTCGCCGAGGGTATTTACCAACCCCAAAGTGAAATTGATATTTCTGTCCCACTTATGATTAGAGGTGGTTATCCTCAAGGTGGAGGCTTACAGAATATTAATATCCACGCGACACAGATACAGGCAGATTTTGACCCGAGCAATCTACTTCTAAGAATTTTTGATGTTGGAACAAGCGCTGATTTTTCTGTAGAAGGGATTCGTTTTTATAATACACGATACGCTATTGAAAGTGGCTCAAACATAACTGTTGACCAAGTCGAGTTTGAAGAATTTTCAAGTTATGGAATCAGGATTGATAGTGATATCTCTACATGCTCCATCGACAATAGTAAGTTCTCCAATTTTTCTGGAACGGCTTTTTCTCACACCGCGATAATTACAACTTTGAGCATCACAAATACCATATTTCAAAATGGGACAAATAGAGCGATATCAATCGATGATGAAGTAGCAAATTATGATTTTACAGACATCATCATAAGAGACTTTACAACGTCTGATAGAATAGTCTCCATTAGGGATATTCCAAATACAGGAACAATTTCCAATTTTAAAGCTCATAATAATACTTTAAATAGTTCGGGTTCTATATTTTTAATAAGCAATTCTGCAGTTTCGTTTTCGAATGCTGAATTCACTAAAAATAATGGTCAAAACGGAACTCCGTGTCTACAATCATCGGACAGCACAATTGATATAGATAACTCTATATTTTCAGAAAATTCGATAATCGGTACTGGCCCAAAATCCGTTTTTCTAATTTGGGATACCGTATTTACTGTAACCAACTCTAGATTTGAAAACAATCACGCACAGGGAACTTTTGCTGCTTTGGCTGATATTAGAGCCGATGATACTGATGCCCTCGCCACATTTGATAATTGCTTATTTTATCAAAACAGCACGTTGGGTTCAAGTCAACAGGGTATTATAGATAGTTCTTATGACACAAACCTCTTAATTAACAATTGTGTTTTTGATGCCAATTCATCTCCTGGAGCCTATCTAATAGACTCCTTTGCAGGTAGCGGAGCAATAATTACAAATTCCGTTTTTAAAAACCACTCTGTTGGGCCAGGAGTTATTAGTATTGATTATGTGGAAAGAGGTCTTGGGGGTGGTATTCGTATTGAGGGAAATCTATTTACCAACAATATCAATAGAACAATCGACCTTGGTCGAATGACAGACTTTAACTTGAGCAACAATAGGTTCTATGGGGATGTTTTTGTAGACATAGGCAATGCAGGTATTGGAACTATAACCAATGAGTATTTTGAGGGTAACAGCTCGGGAACCAGGTTTATGGCTTTAGCTCAAGTTGATTTAACAATGACCAATACTAACATGATTTCCACTATGCAAAATGGAAATCATCAACTTATAAATTCAGGTGGAGATACTTCATTACGTATCGTTAACAGTACATTTTCTGCAACGGATTTCGATGATACGAATGTCAGCGTAGGTTTTAACAACGATTTAGTTTCTACACTCAGAAATTCCATAATTTGGTCCGGCAGTAATTTTTCTCAAGATGGGTTTCATGGTAACATTTCCAATCTTCAAGTACGTAATTCACTCGTTAAAGGTCAAAATCCAACAGGCGCAGGAAATCTGAACGGCACATTAGCCGCCAACGCACCTATTTTTTTAAATCCCGAAAATGCAGATTTTAGAGAACAACGCTGTTCGCCTACCGTGAATGAAGGTAATAACTCCTATAATACTGAAACGACAGACTTAAATGGGGATACGAGGGTTTTTCAAACCACCATAGATATGGGAGCCTATGAAATTCAAGCTAACTATAACAGTTCCTGTACATCACCTGCCTTACCAGCTTGTGCTTCCATAACAGTACCTGCCAACGGTCAACCCAACGTGCCTGCTAGCACCAATATCAATTGGCCCGATGCAGCTAGAGCCGATGGATACCTTGTCTCTATGGGCACCACCTCTGGAGGAACAGATATATTGGATAACGTTACTTTTTTTGAAAGTTTTTATAATCCTCCTACAGATTTTGAGGAAGGGCAAACCATTTATGTAAATATCATTGCGTTCAATGAAACCGGGGAGTCTACTGCCTGCTCAGAAGAGAGCTTTAGCATTATTAGCCCATCCGCAGGTGCAACCATACCAAATTGTACAGATATAACCTCTCCGTTTAATACAGAAACCAATGTTGCAATCGATGCCGATATTTCTTGGAATACGGTTACAAATGTTGAAGGATATTTGTTGACCGTTGGCACAACCTCTGGGGGAAGTGACATAAGAGATTCTTTTGATGTTGGAAACGTAACCAACTATGATTTACCCTTAGATTTTCCGGGAAGTGCTGAAATTTTTGTGACAATTGTTCCATACAACTCGGCAGGAAACGCCGTGGGATGTAGTGAAGAGTCGTTCTTTACTGAGGTTGCTCCAACACCCCCAACTTGTACAACATTAACCACTCCTTTAGACGGAACTACAGATGTGAGCATAGACCTTGCTTCTATTTCTTGGAATGCTGCTGCTAATGCAGATGGCTACCGAATTACTGTTTATGGAAGCACAAGTAATCTGAATGATATTACAGACCTTGTGGTTAATGGAACCACCCATCCGTTTACAAATAACTTTGATAATGGCGAAACCGTTATGGTTACCATAATACCATATAATGCTGTGGGAGACGCTACTGGGTGTACTACCGAAAGCTTCACCATAACTACATCAGCTTCCAGTAGGCCCTTTATCACTACTTGGGAAACGACTGTGGCCAATGAGACCATTACCATACCTACTAGAGCATTTTTCGGAATCTATGATTACACTGTAGATTGGGGAGACGGTGTTGTGGATAGTAACGTGGCCGGTGACATTACCCATACCTTTACAACACCAGGAATACAGACTGTCAGCATTTCGGGTACTTTTCCTCAGATACATTTTAATGGTACCGCTGTTGATCGCGACAAAATACTTACGATTGAACAATGGGGAGATATAGAATGGCGGGCATTAACACAAGCATTCAAGGGTTGTAGTAGGTTAACTATAAATAATCCGGTAATTGATATTCCAGATTTAAGCAACGCCACCAATATTTCAGAAGCCTTTGCAGATGCTACATCGTTTAATGGCGATATAACACAATGGGACGTAAGTAGCATCACCAATATGGGTTACCTATTTAGAAGGGCCAGTAGTTTTAATCAAGATATAGGGGCTTGGGATGTTAGCAATGTTTTGTCATTGGACCGTGTTTTTGAAGGAGCTACAGTATTTAATCAAGATATTGGAGATTGGGATGTTAGCAATGTGACTGGCATGGGGGCAATGTTTACTAATGCTACAAACTTTAATCAAGATATAGGGAGATGGGATGTAAGCCGCGTCACCGATATGAATACCATGTTCGGCAATGCTGTAAATTTTAACCAAGATATTGGCAACTGGAATGTTACAAATGTTCAAAACATGGATCAGATGTTTTTAGGAGCAACTGCCTTTAATCAAGATATTAGCTATAAACCGGGGCTTGGAATTCCATTTGGCGATGCATGGAATACCGGTAATGTTACTAGCATGATAGTAATGTTTTCTGGAGCTACTGCTTTTAATCAAGACATTGGAAATTGGATCGTTAGTAGCGTTACCAATATGAACCAAATGTTTCGCAATGCAATAAACTTTGATCAAAACATAGAATATTGGGACGTATCTAATGTTACTGATATGAATAATATGTTCGGAGGGGTAACACTTTCCACGGTCAATTATGATGCGCTGTTAATAGGTTGGGACAGTCAAAATTTACAACCGAACGTTAGATTTAGCGGTGGAAGTAGTCAATATTGTGATGGTGCTAGCGCCAGAACAAATATGATTGATTCGGATAGTTGGATTATTACCGATGGTGGAGTCGCTGGACCAACAGTTGACGATCTAGCAGACCAAAACCAAGTAACTTCATATACGCTACCTAGCATAACCGGAAGTCAATTAACTGGAGCTGAAGCCTACTACACAGAAACAAATGGTGGGGGCATAAGATATGATGCGGGCGATGTTATCAGTTTCGCCGACTTTCCCAGCTATCCAATCACACTTTTTATTTATGATGGCTCTGGCCCTTGTTCAAGTGAAGAATCTTTTGAATTGATTCTTACTAGTATAACACCTGCATGTACAAGTTTGACGAGCCCGACAGCAACAAATGTCCCCATTGGTACTACACAAATGACATGGGATACCGTGACTGATGCAACAGGATACCGGATTACCATTACTGGCACCACCAATAACAATGTTACAGATACTGAGGTCACTACCAATAGTTACACCTTTACAGGTGGTTTCGTCAACGGTGAGACCGCGAACGTGACCATTATCCCTTTCAACGGAACCGTAAACGCCACAGGATGTTCGAGCGAGACCTTTACCATTGAAACGACTGCGCCGCCAACAAGTAATGCATTTATAACCACATGGCAAACCACTATTCCTAATGAAGATATTACAATTCCTACTACAGGGAGTGGTTACAATTATACGGTAGATTGGGGTGATGGTATAATTTCTACTGGTGAAACGGGTAATGCTACTCACACATATATTACTCCAGACATATATACCGTAAGTATCACTGGAGATTTTCCTAGAATCTTTTTCAATACTAACGGAAATCCAACACCTACAGACAATTCTGCCAAAATCCTGACTATTGAACAATGGGGCAATAACTCTTGGACATCAATGGAGAGAGCTTTTACTGGGTGTATTAATTTGACTGGAAACTTCTCTGATATCCCTGATTTATCTAATGTTACCAACACCTCGGTTATGTTTGCTACCTGTAGACTTTTCAATTCCAATATAAACAATTGGGACATGAGTAATGTAACCAATATGGCATTTATGTTTCAAAATAATATGAGTTATGATCAACCTCTGGATGGTTGGGATGTTACTAGTGTGACTAATGCTTCCAATATGTTACAAAACGTAACCCTTTCAACCGCAAATTATGATGCACTTTTAATTGGTTGGAATGCCCAAAACTTGCAACCAAACGTATTATTTAGTGCAGGGAATAGTCAATATTGTGAAGGTGAAGCTGCTAGAACTAATATGGTAAATATTGATGGTTGGACGATTACGGATGGGGGCATTGCATCACCTACCGTAAATGACTTGACTGACCAAAACCAAATAGATTCATATACACTACCTAATATAACCGGAACACAATTAACTGGAACACAAGCCTACTACACAGAAACAAATGGTGGGGGCATAAGATATGATGCGGGCGATGTTATCAGTTTTGCCGACTTTCCCAGCTATCCGATCACACTTTTTATTTATGATGGCTCTGCCCCTTGTTCAAGTGAGGAATCTTTTCAATTGACCATAACAAACACAGGTACATTTCCAATTTGTACCACACTTTTCAGCCCTGTGGACGATGCCTCAGATATTGAGGTTGACCTCGCCTCCATTTCTTGGAATGCTGCTACAAATGCAGACGGGTACCGAATTACGGTTAATGGAGGTTCTAGCAATGCCAACGACGTGACCGATTTAGTCGTAAACGGAACTTCACATCCGTTTACCAATAGTTTTGACAATGGCGAAACCGTAACGGTTACCATTATTCCTTTCAATGCCGACGGGAGTGCCACTGGATGTGTTGCGGAATCTTTCACCATCGTCACAGATACGCCATCACCACCTGTTTGCACCACACTTTCCAGTCCTGTCGACGGTGCCTCAGATATCGCGGTTGACCTCGCCTCCATTTCTTGGAATGCTGCTACAAATGCAGACGGGTACCAAATTACGGTTAATGGAGGTTCCAGCAATGCGAACGACGTGACCGATTTAGTCGTAAACGGAACTTCACATCCGTTTACCAATAGTTTTGACAATGGCGAAACCGTAACTGTTACCATTATTCCCTTCAATGCCGACGGGAGTGCCACTGGATGTGTTGCGGAATCTTTCACCATCGTCACACAAACGCCATCACCACCTGTTTGCACCACACTTTCAAGCCCTGTCGACGGTGCATCTAATATTGCAGTTGATCTCGCCTCCATTTCTTGGAATGCTGTTGCCGACGCGGATGGGTATCAATTAAACGTAGGTACAAATCCAGGAGGCACGGATGTGCTTGATAATCTGGACGTGGGTATCCTTACCGAATATTCCTTTCCGGAGAGACTATTTTACAATACAACTTATTATGTTACTATTATCCCTTATAATTCCGATGGTAGTCTCGATACCTGCACAGAGGAAACTTTTACCACTGAGGAAGATGAAACCCCAGACGAAACACGCTATGGTATTTCACCTAATGGGGACGGAATAAATGACACTTGGATTATTGACGATATCGAATCTAATCCCAAAAATACCGTGACCATCTATAACCGATGGGGAGATTTAGTTTTTAGAATCGATAATTATGACAATACCACCAACATATTTTCGGGTACGGCCAACATGAAAACCGGTATGGGTGCAGACAAACTTCCCAGTGGCACCTATTTCTTCAATATCCAAATTGAAGGTGAAACCGTTCTAAGAAAAACGCAAGGATTCCTTGTATTAAAGCGATAA
- a CDS encoding PorP/SprF family type IX secretion system membrane protein, giving the protein MQHINKKIAFTALILLVSIYSLRAQQTPTFAEYNYNPYLVNSAFAGLAPSTEVSLSNSGFFNQFEGSPRSFALSLHSPFNRGKIGLGAGLVRDEIGVTTSTSAFATYSYKIFFDTKSNRPYWQIYTPNSLSFSISPGVQQYQDQLLELGIMNDPNFAQNIDATIPTLGVGILLNLANFYVGLSSPNILGDALASNDENLDLQSPYYGYLGYRFFSNQFEELMIKPNLLLKYENGAPLQVDVNVAVSYKNKFEVGTGYRTNSSINLLAGIYLFDHVRAIYNYNLAFNDSPLGNTHGIIINYLFGEGYARN; this is encoded by the coding sequence ATGCAGCATATAAATAAAAAAATCGCTTTTACAGCGTTAATCCTTCTTGTGTCCATATATAGTTTAAGGGCACAACAAACACCAACCTTCGCAGAATACAACTATAATCCCTACTTAGTAAATTCCGCGTTTGCGGGACTCGCTCCAAGCACGGAAGTAAGTCTCAGCAATTCAGGTTTCTTTAACCAGTTTGAAGGTTCCCCAAGAAGTTTTGCCCTGAGTCTGCACAGTCCTTTTAATAGAGGAAAGATAGGACTGGGAGCCGGACTTGTAAGAGATGAAATTGGTGTTACGACCTCAACGAGTGCATTTGCCACTTACTCCTATAAGATTTTCTTCGATACCAAAAGCAATAGGCCTTATTGGCAAATATACACCCCGAATTCCCTTTCCTTTTCTATATCGCCAGGAGTACAACAGTACCAAGACCAACTATTGGAACTTGGTATTATGAACGACCCTAATTTTGCACAGAATATCGATGCAACCATACCCACTTTAGGTGTAGGTATCCTGTTAAATCTAGCCAATTTTTACGTTGGACTGTCTTCACCCAATATACTCGGGGACGCCCTAGCGTCCAATGATGAGAATTTGGATTTGCAAAGTCCATATTATGGTTATCTGGGCTATCGCTTTTTCTCCAATCAATTTGAAGAACTGATGATTAAACCGAACCTGCTTTTGAAGTATGAAAACGGGGCGCCATTACAAGTAGATGTTAATGTGGCCGTGAGCTATAAGAACAAGTTTGAAGTAGGAACCGGTTACAGGACCAATTCCTCCATTAACCTTTTAGCTGGCATCTATCTTTTTGATCACGTAAGGGCTATCTATAATTACAATCTAGCTTTTAATGATTCCCCTTTGGGAAATACCCACGGCATCATTATCAATTATCTCTTTGGAGAAGGGTATGCTAGAAACTAG
- a CDS encoding YihY/virulence factor BrkB family protein has protein sequence MLKSTYFSWISKSPFQLSAVIAYYAILSLPGLLILILELVGSIWGREIVRGELFNEIAAAMGSETAQSIQKIISERGSENTSIFATVLGIGVLVYGATGVFYQLQNAFNEIWDVKPNYSNEILATLFLRLKSFGFILIFGFLLLISFVLTSFLSAFSRQLSRLMPEGLLELSFALDIILSLGFIYLLFGAMFKYLPSTHVPWKAVKIGAALTAILFLIGKYALALYFGKAEPGSTYGAAGSIILVMLWVSYSSLILFFGAHFTRIYSDRYLNKD, from the coding sequence ATGTTGAAATCCACCTATTTTTCATGGATTTCAAAGTCCCCCTTTCAATTAAGCGCAGTGATTGCTTATTATGCAATACTGTCCTTGCCAGGCCTCTTAATATTGATTTTGGAACTTGTGGGTTCTATTTGGGGCAGGGAGATTGTTCGTGGTGAACTGTTCAATGAAATAGCCGCTGCGATGGGATCGGAAACGGCTCAATCCATTCAAAAAATTATTTCGGAAAGGGGAAGCGAAAATACTTCTATTTTTGCGACTGTTTTGGGAATAGGAGTGTTGGTATACGGTGCTACAGGTGTTTTTTATCAGTTGCAGAATGCCTTCAACGAAATATGGGACGTAAAACCTAACTATTCCAATGAAATTTTAGCAACCCTCTTCTTGCGGTTAAAAAGTTTTGGTTTTATATTGATTTTTGGGTTCTTATTGTTGATCAGTTTTGTGCTCACCTCCTTTTTGTCCGCGTTTTCGAGACAGCTGTCCCGACTAATGCCGGAGGGACTATTGGAACTTAGTTTTGCCCTTGATATTATTTTGTCCCTAGGCTTTATTTATTTACTGTTCGGAGCTATGTTCAAATATCTGCCAAGTACGCATGTCCCTTGGAAAGCAGTTAAAATAGGTGCTGCCCTGACCGCTATTCTATTCTTGATTGGTAAATACGCCTTGGCTTTGTATTTTGGTAAGGCCGAACCAGGATCAACGTATGGTGCCGCAGGCTCTATAATTTTAGTAATGCTGTGGGTATCGTATTCCAGTTTAATCTTATTTTTTGGGGCGCACTTTACCAGGATTTATTCGGACAGGTACTTGAACAAAGATTGA
- a CDS encoding endonuclease/exonuclease/phosphatase family protein yields the protein MKLKIFLRLFGVIAIILTIFPYISANEWYVRIFDFPHLQLTLLTMIALLTYFIGFDIKSKTDYVFVLVLGACFLFQGLKIYPYTAFAKFEVKDSSAGNTKEFSIYTANVLQKNEDRQPLLSDIRANDADVLLFTETNKEWVRSLSEELDELYDYKVEVPLDNTYGMLLFSKLQLHEPQVRYMIEDTIPSIHTKLLLNYKDTIQLFAIHPAPPTPQHNPSSVDRDAEMMKIAKHARDSELPVIVLGDFNDVAWSETTSLFQKVSGLLDMRKGRGLYSTYNAKSWIMRWPLDHVFTSADFRIKKVHCGSSIGSDHFPFYAKLTFEPKLAKEQMTPPPTKEQVKKAFEQIDEGQEKNNGKK from the coding sequence ATGAAACTCAAGATTTTTCTTCGCCTCTTTGGGGTTATCGCCATTATTTTAACGATTTTCCCCTATATTTCCGCCAACGAATGGTACGTTCGTATATTCGATTTTCCCCATCTTCAGCTGACCTTGCTAACTATGATAGCGCTTTTGACCTATTTCATAGGGTTTGATATAAAAAGTAAGACCGATTACGTTTTTGTCTTAGTGTTAGGTGCTTGTTTTCTTTTTCAAGGACTTAAAATATATCCGTATACTGCCTTTGCTAAATTTGAAGTAAAGGACTCCTCTGCAGGTAATACCAAAGAATTCAGTATTTACACTGCTAATGTGCTGCAGAAGAACGAGGACAGGCAACCCCTGCTATCGGATATTCGGGCCAATGATGCCGATGTATTACTGTTCACCGAAACAAATAAAGAATGGGTACGTTCGTTGAGCGAAGAATTGGACGAACTTTACGATTATAAGGTGGAAGTACCTTTAGATAATACATATGGAATGTTGTTATTTTCTAAACTGCAACTGCATGAGCCACAAGTAAGATATATGATAGAAGATACCATTCCCTCTATCCATACCAAACTATTACTTAATTATAAGGATACAATTCAGCTGTTCGCTATTCATCCGGCTCCACCTACACCACAACACAATCCATCATCAGTAGATAGGGATGCCGAAATGATGAAAATAGCGAAGCATGCTAGGGATTCTGAACTGCCGGTCATTGTTTTAGGAGATTTCAATGACGTGGCGTGGTCCGAGACTACTTCTTTGTTTCAGAAGGTAAGCGGACTTTTGGATATGAGAAAAGGACGAGGATTATATAGTACGTACAATGCCAAAAGCTGGATTATGCGTTGGCCATTGGACCATGTTTTTACTTCAGCAGATTTCAGGATTAAAAAAGTACATTGCGGGTCTTCCATTGGCTCCGATCACTTTCCCTTCTATGCTAAACTCACCTTTGAGCCCAAATTGGCAAAGGAACAAATGACGCCACCACCGACTAAAGAGCAAGTAAAGAAAGCCTTTGAACAAATTGACGAAGGGCAGGAGAAAAATAATGGCAAGAAATAA